Below is a window of Thermotoga sp. DNA.
AGGAGTTTTTGAGGACGTGGGAACATGAAGGCACTGAAGATAAGAGTTGAAGGGATCGTACAAGGAGTGGGGTTTCGCTATTTTACCAGGAGGATCGCCAGAACCTTTGGTATAAAGGGCTACGTGATGAACATGGACGACGGCTCCGTTTTCATTCACGCCGAGGGTGAAGAGAGAAAGCTCCGTCAGTTCTTGAACGAGGTCTCGAAAGGTCCCCCAGCGGCCGTTGTGACGAATGTGAGTGTTGAAGAAACGGTTCCGAAGGGATACGGAGATTTCACAATCAGGTATTATTAATGTTATGTAACGTTGATTGTGTGTGTTAAGTTAAACCACATATCCTCTGACATCATATTGTAACAATGGTTAAGCTACTCCTTAGATAATCGGAAACCTGCCATTAATGAGAAACGTCTAATATCAGAGGAGGACTTTTGGAGGTGTCTCGATGTTCGAAAATCTTCAAGAGAAACTTTCCAGGGTTTTCAAAAACCTTTCCGGACGTGGAAAGATAACGGAGAAGAACGTGAAAGATGCTGTCAGGGAAGTGAAACTTTCCTTGCTGGAAGCTGACGTCAATTACAAAGTTGTGAAAGAATTCGTCAACCACGTTCTCCAGAAAGCACTTGGCGAAGAGGTACTCAAGAGCCTGACACCGGATCAACAGTTCATAAAAATCGTAAGAGACGAACTGATCAGGATAATGGGTGAAAAAAATGAACCTTTGAGACTGATCCACAGACCTGCTCCCATAATGATGGTGGGACTTCAGGGTAGTGGCAAGACGACCACGTGTGCGAAACTCGCAAAGCTCCTCAAAAAAGAGGGAAGAAACCCTTTGCTCGTTGCGGCCGATCTCTACAGGCCCGCTGCCGTGGACCAACTTGTGAAGCTTGGAGAACAAGTAGGAGTGAACGTGGTTCATGACTACAACAAGTCACCTCTTGAGATCGTGAAAGAGGGCATACAAGAGGCAGAAAGAATCGGAAGGGACGTTTTGATAGTTGATACGGCAGGACGTCTTCACATCGACGAGGATATGATGAAGGAGCTCGAAGACATAAAGTCCATTCTCAACCCCGATGAGATCTTACTCGTTGTAGATGCGATGATGGGACAAGATGCGGTCAACACTGCCAAGGTCTTTGACGAAAGACTCGATCTTACAGGATTTGTTGTGACGAAGATGGACGGTGATGCAAGAGGCGGAGTGATCCTGTCCATAAAGTACGTGACCGGAAAACCTGTCAAATTCATAGGAACGAGCGAAAAACTCGACGGGCTGGAATCCTTTCATCCAGACAGAGTGGCCAACAGGATCCTCGGAATGGGAGACATGCTTTCTCTGATAGAAAAGGTTGAAAGAGAGCTCAATCAGGAGAAGATGAAGAAGAGTGCCGAAAAGTTTTTGAAGGCGGAATTTACTCTGGAGGACTTCAAAGAACAACTTCAGGAGATGAAAAAACTGGGGCCGCTCTCTTCTATTTTAGAGATGCTTCCGAGGGCCCCGAAGGTGGACGTTGAAATGAGTGAAAAAGAACTGAAGAAGATAGAGGCCATCATAAATTCCATGACCATCGAGGAAAGGAGAAACCCTCACATTCTGAACGCGAGTCGAAAGAGAAGAATCGCCCGTGGAAGTGGTACCACCGTTCAGGATGTCAACAAGCTCCTCAAAAGCTATGAACAGATGAGGATCCTCATGAAGAGAATGAAGAAGGGAAAATTCAAAATACCATTCGGATTCTGAGGAGGTGTAGCTTGTGGTCAGGATAAGACTCACGAGAATGGGAAAAAGGAAGCAACCCTTCTACAGGATAGTGGTCGTGGACAGCAGAAAAAGAAGAGACGGTGCGTACATTGAATCGCTCGGGTACTACAACCCCCTGAAGGAAGGAGAGATAAAAATTGACGTCGAAAGGGCTGTGGAGTGGGTCATGAAAGGAGCCCAGCCAAGTGACA
It encodes the following:
- the rpsP gene encoding 30S ribosomal protein S16, whose translation is MVRIRLTRMGKRKQPFYRIVVVDSRKRRDGAYIESLGYYNPLKEGEIKIDVERAVEWVMKGAQPSDTVRDIFRKFGVMKRVHEIKYGKKEEAASE
- a CDS encoding acylphosphatase; protein product: MKALKIRVEGIVQGVGFRYFTRRIARTFGIKGYVMNMDDGSVFIHAEGEERKLRQFLNEVSKGPPAAVVTNVSVEETVPKGYGDFTIRYY
- the ffh gene encoding signal recognition particle protein; this translates as MFENLQEKLSRVFKNLSGRGKITEKNVKDAVREVKLSLLEADVNYKVVKEFVNHVLQKALGEEVLKSLTPDQQFIKIVRDELIRIMGEKNEPLRLIHRPAPIMMVGLQGSGKTTTCAKLAKLLKKEGRNPLLVAADLYRPAAVDQLVKLGEQVGVNVVHDYNKSPLEIVKEGIQEAERIGRDVLIVDTAGRLHIDEDMMKELEDIKSILNPDEILLVVDAMMGQDAVNTAKVFDERLDLTGFVVTKMDGDARGGVILSIKYVTGKPVKFIGTSEKLDGLESFHPDRVANRILGMGDMLSLIEKVERELNQEKMKKSAEKFLKAEFTLEDFKEQLQEMKKLGPLSSILEMLPRAPKVDVEMSEKELKKIEAIINSMTIEERRNPHILNASRKRRIARGSGTTVQDVNKLLKSYEQMRILMKRMKKGKFKIPFGF